The genomic DNA tttaactaagcattattagccattccacatgcggacatcgcatataattttcacgacgtaaagtaacaatagaaaatgTGAACGTGCGTtctgtgagaacgcgcgccacccctgagtaggccgcgaactcgcggccgccagcatgtacttgtagcgcggcgatagaatcgcggagtgagccgcccctggcctgatggaaagcggttaccgtgacctatggacgcctgcaactcaagtgtCACATAATCATCACTATTTTCGCCAGTTTCATTTTTGCCACCTGTTCGACTACTTAgtggcaaaaataaaaaaaatagtattagaaattaaatattagtAATTCAGATTCAAGTATGGAATACCTATACACTGTGGTGAGGGATTCAAATGTTAACGCCAAAGCATAGGTGGAAATCATTTCATACCATGTAACACATATAGGCACTGCTTTTCACATCTCCTACGAAGAAATTTACATCACAGGCATTTACATGTCAAAGGTGgtgtataaaaaaacattaaaaaaattttatttaatccaaACCCAACATTAAAGTTGTTGTCGttgattatttttacttttataagattAGTGCTTGGATACCTTGGGTAGGACATACTTGCATGTTTAAATTACATACTTTTTTATcattgtatgaaatacaaaataagtggttcaacataaatggtggagggtagaataattttctgccaacaaactgctgtgcagtttggcagataagtacaaacctacatacatacatacatacaatcacgcctgtatcccataaaggggtaggcagaacacatgaaaccactaaagcttcagtgccactcttggcaaataaggggttgaaagaaaacgaaactgtgacattgcagtgacaggttgccagcctctcgcctacgccacaatttaacccatatcccatagtcgccttctacgacacccatgggaagaaagggggtggtgaaattcttaacccgtcaccacacaggcacagtAAGTACAAaccttttttgtaatatttctttgtttataacgaaaaaacaaaaaaaaaaaaaacatcacatGTATgacaaaaacaaagaaaatagtGTTTCCTAATGGTAGAGGCACAGCAGTGTTTACAACGCCAGCATTTCTGAAAATGGTAAAACAGTAACCTTCACGCCGGTGGCGCGTTTCGGATGGCCGGTTTTTGGATGCGGCGCTGACCTCTCTCACAAGAGCTGTAAGTGGGCAAATTTAGTGATTAATCAGgagtttttgaattttttgatgtTTCAAAAATTTAAGAATCCACTTTACTCGATAGCGtccgtgcgttttcacattatccgatccgatatcggatgtaggaccgatatcccgcacattacaggcgccatcttgggtTTTACAAGCGTTTTATTCAATTTGCCTTGTTAGTTTGgctcaaaacgtagaagctaaatttgacccacttcccggtttccgattgagttgaaattttacACAGATAATGTAAAtcacatgacaatgcaatactatggtatcatggagctgatctgataatggagcagaaaggtgatcataggatctctgttatgaaacgtcgtatccatATCGAGTAAGAGTTTtcagaaacgtctcggagagcagtagatgactgttgaaagaaaggtacagtcggcgataaaagcttgtgccaagaatgatttttttgcaaaataacttattttctattgaaatccttccgacatccgaaataatgtgaaaacggtcatGGAAAATGACTTTCAGTATAATGTATAGGCATGTATAGGGAAAGCGCATAGAGCCTTCCGAAATTGAACTTGTACAGCGCCCTCAAACGgttacttactagaaccaaaTACCAATATAGGCAATATACAGggcaaataaaaatttgatttaaagtagAATATATCGTGTTtcctttattataaaaaaacttttaagaaTTATGACATAAACGTAACTTGGACTGTTATTAGCAGTTTTTACTTCGGCATCTAAGTTAGTTGTATCAGTATTCAACACTATTTACCTCCCTCGCGTTAACTGCACATCGTATAGTGGTGCAAGTGACTTGTCTCAGACTGTgttcaatgtcaaaaaaatatgttagttGCATCAACATCGTCACTTTATTTCCAAAACTAATGCGAATTTCAGCATGAAATTTCAGTGGAAGGTAAATAttggtattttaataataaatatgtagaaAACCTAAATCGTAAAATTGACACTTAGCTCGGTATGCTTAAAAGGAGGTATTGATATCCTCATGATCGTCAAAGATTACATAATAAATCTTAACTTTTTAATTAGTTTGTGCACTTAAGTGCATGGGTGCATGAACCATCTCATTTCTCTGATTGGATTTGATTACAACACTACTTTTAGCATTGGAATGGTCTTTCGGAAATATGCTTTATTGTATCACCTTTATATTTCTTTTACACAATGTGTTTCCAACATATTCAAAATTACCTGGTATGAAAAAACAAGAAGTTTTTTGGATTTTCACGCaaaaccataaaaaaaaatctaaatatttcattttttttcagtcAATAAGATGGCTTTGAAATCATGTAAATATGGAGAAACCGTCGAAAATGCGTGTAACAAGTGTGTGTGTACAATGCAAGGGGTGTACCATTGCACGGCCTCATGTGAGACTCAAGGTCAGTATTCACTTAAAGCGTTCATTTAAATactctacatttttatttaaaagccaccattttatttaaatccTCTAAAAATCTTGACTAATTAACCTAACCTAAGCAATATAATCTTTCCCCAGTCACggaaatattctcaaataaaCCAGAAACATGTCAACCGAACACAGTATACATTCTGGGCTTCACCAGCTGTATATGCACGACAGAAAGCGTGTGGCCTCATAAAGCCTGCTACGATGCCTTCGGTTTGCTTCCTACGAAGTTAGCAAAGAAACCAACATGTTTGGCCCCGCAAGAATACGTCAAAGTTGATTGCAACGTCTGCAGATGTACTAATGGGCAAATAGATCCATCCCGATGCACTCACAATGATTGCGGTGAAAAAAAGCCTCGCTCCAGAAAGAACACCGAAGAAAGCAAAGATTTATTCGGACAGTGCGCAGTAAAGAACTGGTATTCATTGGCTCCATGCCAATTCTGTTACTGCGTTGAAACCAACAAGCTTATGTGCAGTACTAGTGTCAGTCATCCTAGTAGATACGGTCAAATGAATTTAGGAGCATCTCCATTAATATTATGCGGCGCTGGACTTCTACGTGAGATTGCCGCCATGGTTCCTAGTCTAAAGTTGAGAAGCTTTCTATCTGATGAAGACGATGCGTCGAACGGCGTGAATGTTAACAATGGACAAGATACGGTGATGACTAAAGAATACCTACAGGAGGTTCAGAAGAAAATAGATAGAATTAAAGCATTAACGGAAAAACAATCTAGGGTAGATGAGCTTCCTAATACCTATTACGATGAAAGTGCTAGATCAGGTGTTAGAGAGAACAAACTTCATTCAGATGAGATACCGTTGGATGTTGATTTAGATAACACTAGACGGAGATACAGAAAACAAAATGGAGGACCGGCCTTGAGATTCAATTATGATCCTAGGGATGCAGCCATGGGTCGTCTGCGATTCAGACGATCGCTGAGAATCGTTAAAACCGGGGAGTGTAAATTGGGGTCTGTTATTACTCATAAATGTAATTTGTGTCATTGTTTGAAAAATGGCAAAATGCTTTGTACCAATAAGAAATGTAAGTAATTGAAAAgcgcaattttattttaaattattacttaGTTAATGTCCATTCCTTTACCTTTTTCGTCATCCCAAGTTTCTGTATGAtatttttaagaatattttaaatataagtaataaaattctATAATTCATCTCTTTTTAGTTGCTCAAATTGTCACAAGAATAATTGACAGAAATACCTATAGGTATTTCTGTCAATTATACGTGTCACGTGACGTGAAGTTTAGTTTCAAAATATTTCTGACGGTTACGTAACCAGTTTCGAAACTTGTAAATCCTAACTTAGTAGTTACCTAAgtagttaatatttatttaaacatcgAAGAATGTTAAACATTTTACttaataattacttaatattatttagtaaaacgGGATTTACCCgtgtaattaagtaggtatttaggtTTTAAAGTAC from Leguminivora glycinivorella isolate SPB_JAAS2020 chromosome 22, LegGlyc_1.1, whole genome shotgun sequence includes the following:
- the LOC125238042 gene encoding uncharacterized protein LOC125238042 — encoded protein: MLYCITFIFLLHNVFPTYSKLPVNKMALKSCKYGETVENACNKCVCTMQGVYHCTASCETQVTEIFSNKPETCQPNTVYILGFTSCICTTESVWPHKACYDAFGLLPTKLAKKPTCLAPQEYVKVDCNVCRCTNGQIDPSRCTHNDCGEKKPRSRKNTEESKDLFGQCAVKNWYSLAPCQFCYCVETNKLMCSTSVSHPSRYGQMNLGASPLILCGAGLLREIAAMVPSLKLRSFLSDEDDASNGVNVNNGQDTVMTKEYLQEVQKKIDRIKALTEKQSRVDELPNTYYDESARSGVRENKLHSDEIPLDVDLDNTRRRYRKQNGGPALRFNYDPRDAAMGRLRFRRSLRIVKTGECKLGSVITHKCNLCHCLKNGKMLCTNKKCK